From Desulfuromonas soudanensis, the proteins below share one genomic window:
- a CDS encoding glycosyltransferase, translated as MLRVCHLISGDLWAGAEVMACHLLKQLRALRNIDLTVIVLNEGRLAMELRAAGLSVQVVDESRHSFLQIANAIRKILAQHPPDILHAHRYKENFIAFLISRFYPNVCLIATQHGLPETHDHSVSWSGRLKSKVNFFLLSRFFQKVVAVSGDIRTFLVDNFGFCAAHVAVIHNGIEVPRAVSGKAEDDSFIIGSSGRLFPVKDYPLMIHIAQDLANVGEIRFVLAGDGPERGALEKAIGESCLAERFVLKGHLEDMDSFYQGLDLYLNTSVHEGIPMTILEAMAWGLPVVAPNVGGIPEVIKDGVEGFLLPNRDPGRFAEKCRQLQGDAGLRERMGRAARNKVQSAFSAGAMAQKYEQIYRDLAADASNPRSVLRETEASVEQRR; from the coding sequence ATGCTACGGGTCTGTCACTTGATTTCTGGAGACCTATGGGCCGGGGCAGAGGTGATGGCTTGTCACTTGCTCAAGCAGCTCCGGGCCCTCCGCAATATCGACCTGACGGTGATTGTTCTTAACGAGGGCCGGCTTGCTATGGAGTTGCGGGCCGCAGGACTGTCGGTGCAGGTTGTGGACGAGAGCCGCCACTCATTTCTGCAGATCGCCAATGCCATTCGAAAAATCCTTGCTCAGCACCCTCCCGATATTCTTCATGCTCACCGATACAAGGAAAATTTCATTGCCTTCCTGATCTCCCGATTTTACCCGAACGTATGCCTCATCGCCACTCAACACGGCCTTCCGGAAACCCACGACCACTCCGTTTCCTGGAGCGGTCGGCTTAAATCCAAGGTAAATTTCTTCCTTCTGTCCCGATTCTTCCAGAAAGTTGTCGCAGTCTCCGGGGATATCCGTACCTTTTTGGTCGATAACTTTGGTTTTTGCGCGGCGCATGTCGCCGTCATTCATAACGGTATTGAAGTCCCCCGGGCTGTCAGTGGCAAGGCCGAGGACGATTCCTTTATCATTGGCTCTTCGGGCAGGTTATTCCCGGTCAAGGACTACCCTTTGATGATTCATATTGCCCAAGATTTGGCGAACGTTGGAGAAATACGTTTTGTTCTGGCCGGCGACGGCCCGGAACGGGGTGCACTTGAAAAAGCTATAGGTGAAAGCTGCCTCGCCGAACGGTTTGTTCTTAAGGGGCATCTGGAGGATATGGATTCCTTCTATCAAGGTTTGGATCTTTATCTGAACACTTCCGTGCACGAAGGAATCCCCATGACCATTCTGGAGGCTATGGCCTGGGGTCTACCTGTGGTTGCTCCAAATGTGGGAGGGATCCCGGAGGTCATTAAGGACGGAGTGGAAGGGTTCCTCCTTCCCAACCGCGACCCGGGTCGGTTCGCTGAAAAGTGTCGGCAGTTGCAGGGCGACGCGGGTTTGCGTGAACGCATGGGGCGTGCGGCCAGGAACAAAGTGCAGAGTGCTTTTTCGGCTGGAGCGATGGCTCAGAAATATGAGCAAATTTATCGGGATCTTGCTGCTGACGCCTCAAACCCTCGGTCCGTACTCCGTGAAACCGAAGCATCCGTCGAACAAAGGAGATGA
- a CDS encoding heparin lyase I family protein, whose amino-acid sequence MTKKIYITFLMILLPLFSAISAANALELFSDSFESGNLTHTTDGTGWAGSTYTSVVPGEGRTGNYALKFRFIGSAAGTDAHAEQRFVLGFGLTDIYIQYYIKFPSNYLHRIDSPSNNKFIRLWTETYSDVGQIGASAMRGNLSNIFAEAQQWECGPIGEGNLTTSWSLTPSDLGKWLRFEWRFKPDTGSGNGAIEFWVDGIKKFSYTNLNLCDAPYLKNGYLMGWSNSGFAEQTDIYIDDVTFSTNYIGEKLPNVKYISPPDNLEVISTTSN is encoded by the coding sequence ATGACAAAAAAAATTTACATCACGTTTTTAATGATTTTGCTGCCCCTTTTTTCAGCCATATCTGCTGCAAACGCACTTGAATTATTCAGTGATAGTTTTGAGTCTGGTAATTTAACCCACACAACAGACGGAACAGGTTGGGCTGGCTCGACATATACATCCGTTGTCCCTGGGGAAGGAAGAACAGGCAACTACGCACTTAAATTTCGTTTTATTGGCTCTGCGGCTGGCACTGACGCACACGCCGAACAAAGATTTGTTCTTGGGTTTGGTCTAACAGATATTTATATTCAATATTATATAAAATTTCCATCGAATTACCTTCATCGCATTGACAGCCCGAGCAATAACAAATTCATAAGATTGTGGACTGAAACCTATAGTGATGTTGGCCAAATCGGGGCATCGGCTATGAGAGGCAATTTATCAAATATCTTTGCCGAAGCTCAACAATGGGAATGCGGCCCCATAGGAGAAGGGAATTTAACCACTTCATGGAGCCTTACACCAAGCGATCTTGGCAAGTGGCTACGCTTTGAGTGGCGATTCAAGCCCGACACTGGCAGCGGTAATGGAGCTATAGAATTTTGGGTTGATGGTATCAAAAAATTCTCTTATACCAATCTCAACTTATGTGACGCCCCATATTTAAAAAATGGATATTTAATGGGCTGGTCAAACTCAGGGTTTGCTGAACAAACTGATATTTATATAGATGATGTAACTTTTTCAACAAATTATATTGGTGAAAAATTACCAAACGTAAAATACATCTCTCCACCTGATAATCTTGAAGTAATCTCAACTACAAGCAACTGA
- a CDS encoding IS30 family transposase: MPYTHLTPQERYVISHLKVAKYSLREIARRLGRNHTTISREIKRNGPTYPGGVYWYYVIDPMVEKKRHKARSYRRQNHAPLVKYVEDKLRSDWPPEVIADRVRADHPHDERMRVSHETIYRWVSQDAGQGGSLYQHLRRRRKYRRRQKRYGAGRRFIPGRVGIEERSEEVAQRCRFGDWEGDLVLGRKGIGAIATHVERKSRYLIATLLADRKADTFNAAAIPVYQDLPKHLCRTLTLDNGKEFSQFKDLETKTGLSVYFADPYAAWQRGTNENTNGLLRFYFPKGTNFKRISATALQKAVDRLNNRPRKCLGYRTPQEVFAEAQSGALAM, from the coding sequence ATGCCCTACACGCATCTTACTCCTCAGGAACGGTATGTCATCAGTCATTTGAAGGTAGCAAAATACAGCCTCCGGGAAATCGCCCGCAGGCTGGGCCGAAACCACACGACCATCAGCAGGGAGATCAAGCGCAACGGGCCTACCTACCCAGGTGGGGTCTACTGGTATTACGTCATCGACCCAATGGTCGAGAAAAAACGGCACAAAGCCAGAAGCTACCGGCGCCAGAATCATGCGCCCCTCGTCAAATATGTTGAGGACAAGCTACGAAGCGACTGGCCCCCCGAGGTGATCGCAGACCGGGTGCGTGCCGACCATCCGCATGACGAAAGGATGCGGGTGAGCCACGAAACAATTTACCGCTGGGTGTCTCAAGATGCGGGTCAGGGCGGAAGCCTGTATCAGCACCTGCGTCGCAGACGCAAGTATCGCCGGCGGCAGAAACGCTACGGGGCCGGACGTCGCTTCATCCCTGGCCGAGTCGGCATCGAGGAACGTTCCGAGGAGGTTGCCCAACGTTGTCGGTTTGGCGATTGGGAAGGCGATTTGGTTCTCGGCCGAAAAGGGATCGGGGCTATCGCCACCCATGTCGAGCGCAAGAGTCGGTATCTCATAGCCACTCTCTTGGCGGATCGCAAAGCCGACACGTTCAACGCAGCGGCAATTCCAGTCTATCAAGATTTGCCGAAGCACCTATGCCGGACGCTGACGCTGGATAACGGCAAGGAGTTCAGTCAGTTCAAAGATCTGGAGACCAAGACAGGGCTCTCGGTCTATTTTGCCGACCCCTACGCAGCTTGGCAGAGAGGGACAAACGAGAATACCAATGGATTGCTACGCTTCTACTTCCCCAAGGGAACTAACTTTAAACGCATATCAGCAACGGCTTTGCAAAAGGCCGTAGATCGGCTCAACAACAGGCCAAGAAAGTGCCTTGGCTACCGGACTCCCCAGGAAGTTTTCGCGGAAGCCCAAAGTGGTGCACTTGCAATGTGA
- a CDS encoding IS630 family transposase, protein MARTHEKFELTAEDRQALEALLRSPKTAQSLVLRARIVLLSGAGQTVEEVGASLGTSTRAVYKWRNRFNTEGLDGLNDLPRSGQPKKLSAAKIKEVLTFTVERIPREATQWSVRLMAKAAGITTWQVRQIWEASDLKPHRLKTFKISNDPEFAEKVVDVVGLYMNPPDNALVLSVDEKTQIQALDRTQPMLPLRPGQIERRTHDYKRHGTTSLYAAFDILTGKVIGRTTKQHRAKEFLDFLRQIDRSTPKELDLHLILDNSSTHKTPDVQKWLTAHPRFILHFTPTSASWLNAVEGWFSQLERQAIYRGVFTSVGELRDEIHRFIKVHNAETAKPFKWSKSAAVIIDSVERAKKQINEQD, encoded by the coding sequence ATGGCACGCACACACGAAAAATTCGAATTGACAGCAGAAGACCGGCAGGCTCTCGAAGCGCTGCTTCGGTCTCCTAAAACGGCGCAAAGTCTTGTACTGCGGGCCCGGATTGTTCTGCTTAGTGGCGCAGGACAGACCGTGGAAGAGGTGGGCGCTTCGCTCGGCACCTCCACGCGCGCAGTGTACAAGTGGCGCAACCGTTTCAACACTGAGGGTCTTGATGGCCTCAACGACCTGCCGCGCTCCGGTCAACCCAAGAAGCTCTCAGCGGCTAAAATCAAGGAGGTTTTAACCTTCACGGTGGAGCGCATCCCCAGGGAGGCCACCCAATGGAGTGTGCGCCTCATGGCCAAGGCTGCCGGAATCACCACCTGGCAGGTCCGGCAGATATGGGAAGCGTCCGATCTCAAGCCGCACCGTCTCAAGACCTTCAAAATCAGCAACGATCCTGAATTTGCTGAGAAGGTCGTGGATGTGGTCGGCTTATACATGAACCCTCCCGACAATGCCCTGGTGCTGTCGGTGGACGAGAAAACCCAGATTCAGGCTCTCGATCGCACACAACCGATGTTGCCTCTCAGGCCCGGTCAAATCGAGCGCCGCACCCACGATTACAAGCGCCACGGCACTACGAGCTTGTACGCTGCCTTTGACATCCTGACGGGCAAGGTCATTGGCCGAACGACGAAACAACACCGGGCGAAAGAATTTCTCGATTTCCTGCGACAGATTGATCGCTCAACCCCCAAAGAGCTGGACCTGCATCTGATCTTGGACAACAGCAGCACCCATAAGACGCCGGACGTTCAGAAGTGGCTCACCGCCCATCCGCGATTCATTTTGCACTTCACGCCAACCAGCGCTTCGTGGCTTAACGCCGTGGAAGGCTGGTTCTCGCAACTGGAACGCCAGGCCATTTACCGGGGCGTCTTCACCAGCGTAGGGGAACTACGCGACGAGATCCACCGGTTCATCAAGGTTCATAACGCCGAGACTGCAAAACCGTTCAAATGGTCCAAAAGCGCAGCCGTGATCATCGATTCAGTTGAAAGAGCAAAGAAACAAATTAATGAACAGGACTAA
- a CDS encoding glycosyltransferase, translating to MTMVTSFPFVSIVIPVFNEERYLADCLNSLMELSYPKEMFQIILVDNGSSDGTIDIARRYPINIFVKEKSKVGGVRNFGATKAKGEILVFLDSDCSVDSNWLTNGIEKFKGGEGLVIGGQYLTRDNPSWIEKYWVLNNSKKIIHQTTLVGGCIFIPKEIFHKINGFDETLNSGEDSDITYRLRLKGYIVKIDPSLSVVHLGYPTTLISFIKRQIWHSADYIKKIPSSLNDKIFLLCCVFIFSIFGSVISFIFNFYVFFMFIAVIIFAPALLSFKRLRRSRAHIDGLYGLISVYFVDFLYLIGRSIGVVNGIKNLFIQIPEKKIDRR from the coding sequence ATGACTATGGTTACCTCCTTTCCGTTTGTTTCAATAGTAATACCTGTCTTCAATGAGGAGCGTTATCTTGCCGATTGTTTAAATTCATTGATGGAGTTAAGTTATCCAAAAGAAATGTTCCAAATAATCCTTGTTGATAATGGGTCTTCAGATGGGACCATTGACATCGCCAGAAGATACCCAATAAATATTTTTGTAAAAGAGAAGTCCAAAGTTGGGGGTGTTAGGAATTTTGGAGCCACAAAAGCTAAAGGTGAAATTCTAGTTTTTCTTGATTCCGACTGTTCTGTTGATTCGAATTGGTTAACAAATGGTATCGAAAAATTTAAAGGTGGCGAAGGTCTTGTTATCGGTGGCCAATACTTGACTAGAGATAATCCATCATGGATTGAAAAATATTGGGTGTTAAACAATTCAAAAAAAATTATCCATCAAACTACGTTAGTTGGCGGATGTATATTTATTCCAAAAGAAATATTTCACAAAATAAATGGTTTCGATGAAACGCTTAACTCTGGAGAAGACAGTGACATAACTTATAGACTGAGACTAAAAGGGTATATTGTAAAAATTGATCCATCTCTTAGTGTCGTCCATCTTGGGTATCCGACTACCTTGATTTCATTTATAAAAAGACAAATTTGGCACTCTGCAGATTATATAAAAAAAATTCCATCTTCGTTGAATGATAAAATTTTTCTGCTATGTTGTGTATTTATATTTAGTATTTTTGGAAGTGTAATTTCTTTTATATTTAATTTTTACGTATTTTTTATGTTTATTGCTGTGATAATATTTGCGCCAGCATTATTAAGTTTTAAGCGGTTAAGACGAAGTCGGGCTCACATTGATGGACTGTATGGTTTAATTTCTGTCTATTTTGTAGATTTTCTATATCTTATCGGTCGTTCTATAGGTGTCGTCAACGGCATTAAAAACCTATTTATTCAAATTCCTGAAAAAAAAATAGATAGACGGTGA
- a CDS encoding CapA family protein, with protein MKIMFVGDLNLGEYYLSFGHGPGTFGKYENVFINVENLFVSADMFVGNLEASITNFDLDPFDPEKMVLKVDPELACQFKNANFKILQVANNHSIQHGTGAFQQSLAILDKLEISPVGLNQQKPVVFCQNNISIGFLAASDVPDNTNKLQTIYQRFDDEFFDLVVRSVNMFDHLIVMLHWGLESSTTPLPYQREISKKLKNCGVRAIIGSHPHLFYEITIEDNFICAYSLGNFVFDLCWDKRLTKTGILELEFSKKKVEGRVWPVELKEHGCLPVISGEPVPLTNNVKLYNHGSNLKWQQTKKLKYFLFNFKKGNTSLKIRFFKKKCLNFGKKFLNKQSLKNRS; from the coding sequence ATGAAAATAATGTTTGTTGGTGATCTTAATCTTGGAGAATACTATTTATCTTTCGGTCATGGGCCTGGAACCTTTGGGAAATATGAAAATGTATTTATCAATGTTGAAAATCTTTTTGTAAGCGCAGATATGTTTGTTGGAAACCTTGAGGCTAGTATTACTAATTTTGATCTTGATCCTTTCGACCCAGAGAAAATGGTACTAAAAGTTGACCCAGAACTAGCTTGCCAATTTAAAAACGCAAATTTCAAGATTCTTCAAGTTGCGAACAATCACTCAATTCAGCATGGTACTGGCGCTTTTCAACAATCACTTGCTATTCTCGACAAATTAGAAATTTCACCAGTAGGGCTGAATCAACAAAAACCAGTGGTTTTTTGTCAAAATAACATATCTATTGGGTTTCTCGCTGCCTCAGATGTTCCTGATAATACAAATAAATTGCAAACAATCTATCAAAGGTTCGATGATGAATTTTTTGATTTAGTTGTTCGTAGTGTCAATATGTTTGATCATCTGATTGTGATGTTACATTGGGGATTGGAAAGTTCAACAACACCCCTTCCCTACCAAAGAGAAATTTCAAAAAAACTTAAAAATTGTGGCGTTAGAGCTATAATTGGTAGTCATCCACATTTATTTTATGAGATTACAATTGAAGACAATTTTATTTGTGCCTATTCCCTAGGAAATTTTGTTTTCGACCTTTGTTGGGACAAGCGATTGACAAAAACGGGGATTCTTGAACTAGAATTTAGCAAAAAAAAAGTAGAAGGAAGAGTGTGGCCTGTCGAACTGAAGGAGCATGGGTGTTTGCCGGTAATTTCTGGTGAACCAGTACCATTAACTAATAACGTTAAGCTTTACAATCATGGTTCAAATTTAAAGTGGCAACAAACAAAAAAACTTAAATATTTTCTTTTTAATTTTAAAAAAGGAAATACATCATTAAAAATTCGATTTTTTAAAAAAAAATGTTTAAATTTTGGCAAAAAATTTCTCAATAAACAATCCTTAAAAAATAGGTCATGA
- a CDS encoding phenylacetate--CoA ligase family protein, translating to MLNKIYLKSPLLIQNMAITIYGAKMYYERFRGKIPEIYDNIDIINNELTSEQINKQEKRFKMLIAHCIKYVPYYKKYLNESDLNNITTSNVKNYLPKLTKLDIIGNYNDLLSMDPKYKKNTLKLNTSGSTGTPLNIISSYEARRLNYYFYERILNKHKVSYRHKSTTFAGRVLCGKNEKDIARYDKFNNTQYLSAYHISYENIFKYITALNKWKPEFIDSYPSALVEIQQLAIQKDLKLEFSPKFILTSAETLNWKAREQIESFFGCNVVDHYGCTEMAVSAFSFGGKYYVNPLCSVLELEHLYDDSYSLIATGLLNYAMPLIRYEIGDCVTTGQPQVPYIFDKVEGRVDDVIITPEGRRVGRIDPAFKGVDGIELAQVVQEKINRINVKIVTNDKYFKINNERLLIENIKNRTSHKMEVNITYHKKIEKEINGKFKSVLSNIK from the coding sequence ATGTTGAATAAAATATATTTAAAAAGTCCCTTACTTATTCAGAATATGGCAATTACAATTTACGGCGCCAAGATGTATTACGAACGTTTTAGAGGAAAAATTCCTGAAATTTATGATAACATTGATATAATTAATAATGAACTAACAAGTGAACAAATAAATAAACAAGAAAAAAGATTTAAAATGCTTATTGCTCATTGCATAAAATACGTACCGTACTATAAAAAATATTTAAATGAATCCGATTTAAATAATATAACTACTTCTAACGTAAAAAATTATTTACCAAAGTTAACAAAATTGGACATTATAGGTAATTATAATGATTTATTATCAATGGACCCAAAATATAAAAAAAATACGTTGAAATTGAATACCAGTGGAAGTACAGGCACACCATTGAATATAATTTCATCTTATGAGGCAAGAAGATTAAATTACTATTTTTATGAACGAATTCTGAATAAACACAAAGTATCATACAGACATAAAAGCACAACGTTTGCGGGAAGAGTTCTTTGTGGGAAAAATGAAAAAGATATTGCTAGATACGATAAGTTTAATAATACACAATATTTGTCAGCCTACCACATTTCATACGAAAATATTTTTAAATATATAACAGCTCTTAATAAGTGGAAGCCGGAATTTATTGATTCATATCCGTCAGCCCTAGTCGAGATCCAGCAGTTGGCAATACAAAAAGATTTAAAGTTAGAATTTAGCCCGAAGTTTATTCTCACATCAGCAGAGACGCTAAATTGGAAAGCGAGAGAACAGATAGAATCCTTTTTTGGTTGCAATGTTGTAGACCATTATGGATGCACGGAGATGGCGGTATCCGCTTTTTCATTCGGGGGTAAATATTACGTAAATCCGCTATGTTCAGTCCTTGAACTAGAGCATTTATATGATGATAGTTATTCTTTAATTGCCACTGGTTTGCTGAATTATGCAATGCCTCTCATTCGCTATGAGATTGGTGATTGCGTTACGACGGGCCAACCACAAGTACCTTATATTTTTGATAAAGTAGAAGGCAGGGTGGATGATGTCATTATTACACCTGAAGGAAGGAGGGTCGGAAGAATAGATCCAGCGTTTAAGGGTGTTGATGGTATTGAATTGGCCCAAGTCGTCCAAGAAAAAATAAATAGAATAAACGTAAAAATTGTTACAAACGATAAATATTTTAAAATAAATAATGAACGTTTACTTATAGAAAATATTAAAAATAGAACAAGTCACAAAATGGAAGTAAATATCACTTATCATAAAAAAATTGAGAAAGAAATTAATGGTAAATTTAAAAGTGTCCTAAGTAACATAAAGTAA
- a CDS encoding glycosyltransferase yields MIKVLHTIDTTGPGGAETVFINLVKGLDATKFKSVVAIRGPGWVCDTLRGHGIEPAFVQSSGGFNFSYLKELIDIIREHKIDVIQAHLLGSSLYSSMAGLICRVPVISTIHGFVDTNEKERLMSLKTKIINLGSKKNVFVSNQLREYFVKNFGFVAEKSMTIYNGVDTTVFYPRKDDSIRREYGIGPEHTVVGAVGNIRSAKGYDIFLKAAKIIHEQHPESRFIVAGQGSGKLYDELIQLRRSLKLEEVFHFIGFQNDAAKVFNNFDIFVLPSISEGFSISTIEAMACGLPIVVTKSGGPEEILQNTKTNIITEKTSPIDIANNITKFITKINKKNLKIAIVDESCETKFSLKKMVSSYSLLYEELTNII; encoded by the coding sequence ATGATAAAGGTTCTTCATACGATAGACACTACAGGCCCTGGAGGGGCAGAGACGGTTTTTATTAACTTGGTGAAAGGGCTTGATGCGACAAAATTCAAGTCGGTAGTTGCAATCCGAGGGCCCGGATGGGTGTGCGATACTCTGCGTGGCCATGGGATTGAGCCTGCTTTTGTTCAATCTAGTGGCGGTTTTAATTTTTCTTATTTGAAAGAGTTGATTGATATTATTCGTGAACATAAAATCGACGTGATTCAGGCCCATCTATTGGGTTCAAGCCTCTATAGCAGCATGGCAGGGTTGATATGCCGCGTCCCAGTCATCTCAACAATTCACGGATTTGTTGACACCAATGAAAAAGAACGCTTGATGTCGTTGAAAACGAAAATAATCAACCTAGGTTCCAAAAAAAATGTATTTGTATCTAATCAATTGCGTGAATATTTTGTCAAAAATTTTGGCTTTGTTGCCGAAAAATCAATGACCATCTACAATGGTGTGGATACGACTGTTTTCTATCCAAGGAAAGATGACAGTATAAGGAGGGAATATGGTATAGGACCGGAGCATACAGTTGTCGGAGCTGTAGGTAATATCCGTTCTGCCAAAGGGTACGACATATTTCTTAAGGCGGCAAAGATTATTCATGAGCAGCATCCTGAATCTCGTTTTATTGTTGCAGGGCAAGGGTCGGGCAAGTTGTATGATGAGCTTATACAATTGCGCCGATCATTAAAACTTGAGGAGGTCTTTCATTTTATTGGGTTTCAAAATGATGCGGCCAAGGTATTTAACAATTTTGATATTTTCGTGTTGCCGTCAATATCAGAAGGATTCTCTATATCAACGATTGAGGCAATGGCATGCGGATTGCCTATTGTCGTGACGAAGAGCGGGGGACCGGAAGAAATTTTACAAAACACTAAAACAAATATTATTACAGAGAAAACGTCTCCTATAGATATAGCAAATAACATAACCAAGTTTATAACCAAAATAAATAAGAAAAATCTCAAGATAGCCATTGTTGATGAATCATGTGAAACTAAATTTTCACTAAAAAAAATGGTAAGTTCTTATTCTTTATTATATGAAGAATTGACAAATATTATATAA
- a CDS encoding ATP-grasp domain-containing protein: MGIKVLVTDGENRSALAVTRSLGRRGCRVLVSGTASKNLASSSKYCQKGFQVSDPLKSAPEYVRQIIELTEKEGVEAIFPLTEASIYLLNEVRDRLPEGVILACPSAEKMRSVSDKSSLCRLAESLGVSIPETQYLTCAGDITGAIEKIVRYPVVVKPAMSRIYEGNGFLSGGVTYARSREELEHLYRTRPVLQHPSLIQEKIIGPGTGLFTLFDKDRHLALFSHRRLREKPPSGGVSVVSESVPLDEEMVSAAERLLSAVGWAGVAMVEFKRDQRDGKAKLMEINGRFWGSLQLAVACGIDFPGLLLDYHREQKPTAPPGEYLVGHKLKWFLGTLDHLLIQLRNSSEKLNLPTGSAPRGRAVIDFLNFYERNMSFDVFDRNDMGPFRYEIKEYIRQMM, translated from the coding sequence ATGGGAATAAAAGTGCTGGTCACTGACGGAGAAAACCGTTCCGCCCTGGCGGTGACTCGCTCCCTGGGGCGCAGAGGGTGTCGTGTGCTGGTTTCGGGAACGGCAAGCAAAAACCTAGCATCCTCTTCTAAGTATTGCCAAAAGGGATTTCAAGTCTCTGATCCTTTGAAATCGGCGCCCGAGTATGTAAGGCAAATCATTGAGTTAACCGAAAAGGAGGGGGTTGAGGCCATTTTCCCCCTGACCGAAGCGTCTATTTATCTGCTCAACGAGGTTCGCGACCGCTTGCCTGAAGGTGTGATACTAGCCTGTCCGAGTGCGGAGAAGATGAGGTCGGTGTCCGACAAGTCGTCATTGTGTCGACTTGCGGAAAGTTTGGGAGTTTCAATCCCGGAAACGCAGTATCTCACTTGCGCCGGAGATATTACCGGCGCTATTGAAAAAATTGTCCGGTATCCGGTGGTGGTCAAGCCTGCCATGTCCCGGATTTACGAGGGGAACGGGTTCCTCTCCGGAGGAGTCACGTATGCCCGCTCTAGAGAAGAGTTGGAGCATCTCTACCGGACGCGGCCAGTTCTTCAACACCCTTCGTTGATTCAGGAAAAGATTATTGGGCCGGGAACGGGGTTGTTTACGCTTTTCGACAAGGACAGGCACCTGGCGCTGTTCTCTCACCGGCGCTTGCGGGAAAAACCACCTTCGGGGGGGGTGAGCGTGGTATCGGAGAGCGTTCCACTTGATGAGGAGATGGTGTCAGCTGCCGAGCGTCTTTTGTCTGCCGTCGGGTGGGCCGGCGTTGCGATGGTGGAGTTCAAGCGAGATCAACGGGATGGCAAGGCCAAATTGATGGAGATAAACGGCCGGTTTTGGGGGTCCTTGCAGTTGGCTGTTGCCTGTGGGATTGATTTCCCGGGACTGCTCCTGGATTACCATCGAGAGCAAAAACCCACAGCGCCCCCGGGAGAATATCTAGTAGGCCACAAGCTGAAGTGGTTTTTGGGAACGCTTGATCATTTGTTGATTCAGTTGCGAAACAGCAGTGAAAAGCTAAACCTTCCCACGGGATCAGCACCAAGAGGCAGAGCAGTTATCGATTTTTTGAATTTTTATGAAAGGAATATGTCTTTTGATGTGTTTGACCGGAACGATATGGGGCCGTTTCGGTATGAAATTAAAGAGTACATTCGGCAGATGATGTGA
- a CDS encoding polysaccharide deacetylase family protein, with protein sequence MFSKKKLKKWIAVTADAAGVFQLIASTRKGMATVFMYHRVLLSQAEEPVFVQPGMYVLAETFRSHIRFLKSKFHVLQLSELVERFDAGENVDGCCAITFDDGWLDNYVNAFPALREYEVPATIFLATGFVGTDHLFWPEEFTFYLKQTEARAALGQWQNFDKLSKRTDGNCGGAAWLDDAIMELKTWPVHEREDALSRLRTFGRADQPQRLLMDWDEARQMQASGLVSFGAHTANHIILDQVTAQQAEEEIVQSQKDIEQNLGISPEFFAYPNGNFTPGVKAILKRYGYRGAVTTRKGWVEKGFDPFEISRIGMHEDVSRSIPLFLARIYLRGF encoded by the coding sequence ATGTTCTCAAAAAAGAAACTAAAAAAATGGATTGCTGTTACTGCCGATGCCGCTGGAGTGTTTCAACTTATTGCTTCGACGCGGAAGGGAATGGCAACCGTTTTTATGTATCACCGGGTATTGTTGTCACAGGCCGAAGAGCCTGTTTTCGTTCAACCTGGTATGTATGTTTTGGCAGAAACGTTTCGATCCCATATCCGGTTTCTCAAGAGTAAATTTCATGTTCTGCAATTATCCGAATTGGTCGAGCGGTTTGATGCTGGCGAAAATGTCGATGGCTGCTGCGCAATCACCTTTGATGACGGTTGGTTAGATAATTATGTCAATGCTTTTCCAGCCCTTAGGGAATACGAAGTGCCCGCCACCATTTTCCTGGCCACCGGTTTCGTGGGCACGGATCACCTTTTCTGGCCGGAGGAGTTCACTTTTTATCTAAAACAGACGGAGGCGAGAGCGGCGCTCGGGCAGTGGCAGAACTTCGATAAGCTGTCGAAGAGAACAGATGGCAACTGCGGTGGGGCGGCTTGGCTCGACGATGCAATCATGGAGCTGAAAACCTGGCCTGTTCATGAACGCGAAGATGCCCTTTCCCGTTTGCGCACTTTTGGCAGAGCTGATCAACCTCAACGGCTGTTGATGGATTGGGATGAAGCCAGACAGATGCAGGCGAGCGGCCTTGTCAGCTTTGGAGCCCATACTGCCAACCACATCATTCTGGACCAGGTCACAGCGCAGCAAGCTGAGGAGGAGATCGTTCAGTCGCAGAAGGATATAGAACAAAATCTCGGAATCTCACCTGAGTTCTTTGCTTACCCGAATGGAAATTTTACTCCGGGAGTGAAGGCAATACTCAAGCGGTATGGTTACAGGGGGGCGGTGACCACCCGCAAGGGCTGGGTGGAAAAGGGTTTTGATCCGTTCGAGATATCGAGGATCGGCATGCATGAAGATGTCAGCCGGTCGATCCCGCTGTTTCTGGCCAGGATTTACCTCAGGGGATTTTGA